A window of the Loxodonta africana isolate mLoxAfr1 chromosome 3, mLoxAfr1.hap2, whole genome shotgun sequence genome harbors these coding sequences:
- the LOC135230519 gene encoding serine/threonine-protein kinase MARK2-like, giving the protein MLQSHLAFSAVEETHVGRYHLLRTIGKGASAKVKLAQHIITGQEVAIKIIDKIQHTSSDLHRLYREIEIMKDLHHPNIVKLFEVIENEHALYIVMEYASGRDLFYHLVNHDFMSEKEAQTKFQQIVSAVKYCHDKSIVHRDLKTENLLLDKRMNIKLADFGLGTEFTPGSKLDTFCGTPPYSAPELLQGEKYDGPPVDVWSLGVILYFMVTGSLPFRGKTLTKLREQVLQGQYHVPFHMSSQCQHLLSKIFIRDPRKRATLEDILAHPWMKVSHEEKQKLCVQPLPDYDNHWHTEVTVNTGYVQEDIHDSLLNHNYNDANATYLILRHDTYEIDSHTSTLEPQAEAHCTDSHTPSSSHEVPPTVCPKPKQRSYTEPTIPTFGYYIRDALNTLSEGGMGTSMVSTSPSFSLALAHLRQQSTTAWAQPNQDSDLYAKGRNSEVPQPITPPQCVSVPSSSAYTINESAGALEKTSFTQGMSNLSSANEEHVLELPDQPSLPQTVSLASSSEEQVHELPDQPSLPQTVSPASSSVSSQGWKRATGRFFKLMRRCLCFTYDKKDHKASDSKAAQMIKPQQAKPRSLKFTWRMKITSSLEPDEMLQEICQVLDANGCDWDLTHKYTLLCMNGTPGQQDFTQWRMEVCTLPRRTLNGCAYLHPPLHKVLLAYTSRVHSNTYARETSHSQLLASHTWQIFHIISLGSMELVPPRKLQRQQLGLSRFKHFHLVFALRFLQIRCSKHEAKNS; this is encoded by the exons ATGCTGCAGAGCCACTTAGCCTTCTCTGCTGTGGAGGAAACTCATGTGGGACGCTACCACCTCCTCAGAACCATCGGCAAGGGGGCATCTGCCAAGGTCAAGCTGGCCCAGCACATCATCACCGGCCAAGAGGTAGCCATTAAAATAATTGACAAGATCCAGCACACGTCCTCCGACCTCCACAGACTATACAGAGAGATAGAAATTATGAAGGATCTCCATCATCCAAATATTGTAAAGCTGTTTGAAGTCATAGAGAATGAGCACGCCCTCTATATAGTCATGGAGTATGCAAGTGGAAGGGACCTCTTTTACCACCTAGTGAATCATGACTTCATGAGCGaaaaagaggcccaaacgaaATTCCAACAAATAGTGTCAGCGGTGAAGTACTGCCACGACAAGAGTATTGTTCATAGGGATCTGAAAACAGAAAACCTACTATTGGACAAGCGAATGAACATCAAACTTGCAGACTTTGGTTTAGGAACTGAATTCACCCCAGGGAGCAAGCTGGATACCTTCTGTGGCACTCCCCCTTATTCTGCCCCAGAACTCCTTCAGGGAGAAAAGTATGACGGACCCCCAGTGGATgtgtggagcctgggagtcatccTATACTTCATGGTAACTGGATCTCTGCCTTTTCGTGGGAAGACCTTGACGAAGCTGCGAGAGCAGGTGCTGCAGGGACAATATCACGTTCCCTTCCACATGTCTAGCCAGTGTCAACACCTGCTCAGTAAAATTTTCATTCGTGACCCAAGAAAGAGAGCCACGTTAGAGGACATCCTGGCACATCCATGGATGAAGGTGagccatgaagaaaaacaaaagctctGTGTGCAGCCACTCCCAGACTACGATAACCACTGGCACACTGAGGTGACGGTGAACACGGGTTACGTGCAGGAAGACATTCATGACTCACTGTTGAACCACAATTACAATGATGCGAACGCCACCTATCTGATCCTGCGTCACGACACATATGAGATTGACAGCCACACCAGCACCCTGGAACCCCAGGCTGAAGCCCATTGCACCGATAGCCACACTCCTTCCTCATCCCATGAAGTGCCTCCTACCGTCTGTCCTAAACCCAAACAGCGTAGTTACACCGAGCCCACCATTCCCACCTTTGGTTACTACATCCGCGATGCTTTGAACACTCTCTCTGAGGGAGGGATGGGGACCTCCATGGTGTCTACTTCTCCATCAttctccctggccctggcccaCCTGCGGCAGCAATCTACCACAGCCTGGGCACAGCCCAACCAGGACTCTGACCTGTATGCCAAGGGGAGAAACAGTGAGGTGCCACAGCCCATCACACCACCCCAGTGTGTTTCTGTGCCTTCCTCCTCAGCCTACACCATCAACGAGAGTGCCGGGGCCCTGGAGAAAACCAGTTTTACCCAAGGAATGTCAAATCTAAGCTCCGCAAATGAGGAGCACGTGCTTGAGTTACCTGACCAGCCGAGTTTGCCCCAGACTGTGAGTCTAGCCTCTTCCTCTGAGGAGCAGGTGCATGAGTTACCTGACCAGCCGAGTTTGCCCCAGACTGTGAGTCCAGCCTCTTCCTCTGTCAGCAGCCAGGGCTGGAAGCGGGCCACTGGGAGGTTCTTTAAGCTCATGAGAAGATGCCTTTGTTTTACATatgacaaaaaggaccacaaagCATCGGACAGCAAAGCTGCACAAATGATCAAACCTCAACAGGCCAAACCACGCTCTCTCAAATTTACCTGGAGGATGAAGATCACCAGTTCCTTGGAGCCCGACGAGATGCTGCAGGAGATCTGTCAAGTGTTGGATGCCAATGGCTGTGACTGGGAtctcacacacaaatacacactgcTGTGTATGAATGGCACACCAGGACAACAGGACTTCACTCAGTGGAGGATGGAGGTGTGCACCCTGCCTCGGAGGACTCTCAATGGg TGTGCATACCTTCATCCTCCACTGCACAAAGTCCTCTTGGCCTACACGTCACGTGTGCACAGCAACACATATGCCCGGGAGACATCCCACTCGCAGCTGTTGGCATCGCACACTTGGCAGATCTTCCACATCATCTCGTTGGGCTCCATGGAGCTGGTTCCTCCACGTAAACTTCAGCGACAACAGCTTGGCCTCTCCAGGTTTAAGCACTTCCACCTCGTCTTTGCTCTCAGATTCCTACAGATCCGCTGCAGCAAACATGAAGCAAAGAattcatga